Genomic segment of Panicum virgatum strain AP13 chromosome 9N, P.virgatum_v5, whole genome shotgun sequence:
CCCGTGTTCCCGGCGGCGGTACCCACCGCGCCGGCCAGGGAGCCTTCGGTAACATGTGCCGTGGCGGACGCATGTTCGCGCCCACCAAGATCTGGCGCCGCTGGCACCGTCGCGTCAACATCCACCTccgtcgcgtcgccgtcgcctccgccctcgccgccaccgctgtcCCGTCCCTCGTCCTCGCCCGCGGCCATCGCGTGGAGTCCGTCCCCGAGCTCCCACTCGTCGTCTCCGAATCTGCGGAGTCCATTGAGAAGACCGCCCAGGCCATCAAGATCCTCAAGCAGCTCGGTGCCTACGCTGATGCTGAGAAGGCCAAGGACTCTGTTGGCATCCGCCCCGGCAAGGGGAAGATGCGCAACCGTCGCTACATCAACCGAAAGGGACCCCTCATTGTCTACGGCACTGAGGGCTCAAAGATTATGAAGGCTTTCCGCAACCTCCCAGGTGTTGATGTTGCGAATGTCGAGCGCCTCAACCTACTCGACCTCGCCCCTGGTGGCCACCTTGGCCGGTTCGTGATCTGGACCGAGTGCGCGTTCAAGAAGCTTGATGAGGTGTACGGTACCTTCGAGACGCCTTCGGCTAAGAAGAAGGGTTTCGTGCTCCCGAGGCCCAAGATGGCCAACGCTGACCTGTCTAGGCTCATCAACTCTGATGAGGTGCAGTCTGTCGTGAAGCCCACCAACAAGGTGGTGAAGCGCAGGGAGCCTAGGAAAAACCCGCTGAAGAACATGGCTGCTGTGCTCAAGCTGAACCCGTACTTGGGGACTGCACGCAAGATGGCAGCTCTTGCTGAGGCAGCGCGTGTCAAGGCCAGGAAGGAGAAATTGGACTCCAAGAGGACCAAGCTCAGCCCAGTATGATAATCCTTTCATATCTTTTCTGTTGCACTATTTCTGTATCTAGTTTCTTAGCTTTTCATACTAGGCTACATTTATCGTATGTTATTAGCGTTGCATTGTTCTAGTCGCTATCATTTCCTGGCCATTGTTGCAGCATTTGGATGTTTCATCATTTCATATGCATCCTAATATTGGTTAGGCCATACTTCTTGATTGGTAGCTCAGGGCTGATAGTTTGTTGAGAGGGATAGTGCTTCTCATTGCACTTTCCAGATAGTCTTTATGTGCGCGGTTAACATGCATGCAGCTGAACCCTTTAGGAACCATTGTCATTGATGCAGCTAGATTATCCACACCTTGCAAATTGTTTGGAATTTGTTAGTTTCGTTAATGAATCAGTTTGTTTGCTCTAATTTGTGGAACATGTGATACTATCAATGCTCACCTTAGAAATATTTGCGCGCTTCTCAATGTTAAGTTATTGATACGGCTCTCACCTAGTTAATTCTGATTGAGCAAGTTATCCCTTCCATTTAATctctagtgtgtgtgtgtgtgtgtgtgtgtgtgtgtgtatatatatatataatgtgaGCCTGTATCATGTAGTGTCGTATGTTTCTCTATGCCTAGATAACTTTCTTTAGTTATTAATTTTATTTCCATATAGTATTAACTTGCTATTATAGCACCTAGCATGCTATATGTTACAATGTAATTTATTAGTTTAGAATTTGTTGTGTAACCTGGTCTGTTTATTTGCTATAATTCCTTAAGGTCTGTTCGTTGTTAGAATAGTCACTGTTGGTTTCATCTTGTAAGGATGGCAGCATTTGGGCCAGATTGTTACAATCCTGCTCATGCCAGCTTGCAGACTGTTAATTGACAATCGACAAGTTTAGAAACAGGGCCTTATAATCTAGCTGTAATATCACGTTAATGGTCTCTATGTATATTAATGTTCCCTTTTCTCATCTTGACTACATTTTGTGGTACCTCAGTTCTTCCAATCATAGATTTTTCCGAAGATGTGGACTTAATGGCACCTACTTATTCATGTTTGTGGATGATTTTGTTAATCTCACTATGCACATAAGTTTCTTTTCTAGGCttgcaatgtttttttttctgttacAATTGTTTTGTGTACGTATTGATGCTCACATATTGTAGGCTGATGGTGTTAACTGAACTGTGCATCCTCCTACTAGATTCGTCTATTTCTTATATTTATGTATTCCATTTGCCATATCATCTCCCTAATTATTATGAGGGGCATGGTTATTCTGTTTGCAGTAGTTCTGAAATCTTGTTCTGTAATCTATAATACTGAAGTGGTGTGCTGATTCTGTATTTGAAATTTCTTTGTAGGAGGAGGCTTCTAAGGTCAAGGCTGCTGGAAAGGCGTGGTACAAGACCATGATCTCGGACAGTGACTACACAGAGTTTGAGAACTTCTCCAAGTGGCTTGGTGTGACACAGTGATCTTCTGGTCCAAGTCTTCGTAGTTTATCACTGCCCCAGTCAGGAATTAAGATTTTGTTTCCTATTATTATCTTATGTAACTTGTTATTGAGATCGTCAGACATGGCATCTTGTTTTGGTTTTCGCTTTGGTAGTTGTTTACCGCCGGTCTTTTACTTCCAGACTCGTATTATGAGAACAAAGTATGTGCGAATTTCAACAGACAATTTGTGTCTTAGATTGTGACTGACTTTGCTGTATGCTTTCATGGTTGCAGCTTCTTGCTGATAGTAATGTTGCTTGTTTAGCTGATGGGAGAATGGTTTGTTGTCCTTCGAAGTTTGTAGTACTATATGATATGTTCATATAGTCATATGTGCATGTGGTTTGTGGAATCATACAGGATTTGATTCCTGGCTAATATGTTTGGGCTTGTCGTATTTTCTAATAGATGGGATGTTTGGAGAACCATATGCTTATTAACCTTGAACAAGTAGTTTGTGAAAGCTGCTTGCAGTAGTAGCAAAGCCAATGATCCCTCCACTCTATTTTAGGAGTATTTCGGTGCTTTGCAACGCTATCCAGCTACACTTTCTGCATATTCTTTTTTCCTGAGAACAAGTGGGGTGCTTTTGTGCTTCTCTGAGAACTGAGATGTGGATGTCTCCCTCTCGCATCCACTTTGACCCCTCCTGCCAATGCACATTCCATCCTATCCTCCCTTCGTACCCATCAAACTTGACTTCCCTTTCTTTAACGTTTTCAATTTTCAAAACATAAACTGTGCCAAGATTGGTGAATGCGCAGCAAGTGAGATATAAGTTGGGTAATTGTTGAGGTCAACATTTCATCGCTGTAGAAAAGCTCACAGCTTCTCGTTCAGGCGAAGTGCACTTGAAGAGGTAGAAATATTGTTGTGCAGCCTCGTCATCCTGGAGCAGGGGTGCTTGCACAAATCAGATCCATTTGTTGCAAGCAAGAGTTGACATGTGCATAAACTTGCAACGCAGAGGAACATGCCTTGATCCTGCCACCATTTCGCAGTGCTCAAAACgaaaagaatatatatatatatatatatatatatatatatatatatattctttttttAGGGCTATATATAACTTGTCCAGTAAAGAGACAAGTGATTGAATATATTCCATTTTTCCAGGAAGTATCTATTCATTATAGCATTTACGAATTAATTTGTACATTTTGGAAGCGACTCTTCCTTTTGATACGCTTCCTGTGACTTGGACGGTGTAGATGAACGCAGAGGAGTCGTCAGAGTTAGCATTGGGGAACTTGGAATCTGGGTTCGTCAAACTGAAAACTATCTGTGGGATGGTGACACCGGATGAATCCATGAGGCAACCAATGCCATCGAGTCATAAAACTGAACTAATTTTAAGGTAGCAATTCCAAGAATaaatttaaaaagaaaagaaaacaggaGCCAAGAACTGACGTAAAGAACATCCCATGCGCCCAAAACATTTGCAAGGCTCGGCCCCTCCAACTCAGGCGCCTCGATCGCTTCGTAACCACCTGATTCATCAGTCGCTCCTCCAAGGTTGGTCTCCGATTGGTCTCCAAATTTCTATCCAATTTATTTTACTCCACATGCAATTTTTCTTTGTTATTCTTGGAGTCCGGTGGTGGTAATTTTTTTTCAGCTCCTTTTGTCTCCCTTTTTTTCTCTGACCTGAACTGCTGTCCCAGCCAGGCTTTCACCTCGCCGCTTAATCCCAATTGGGTTGGAGCGCAACCCAATTGGGGGTTAATTGGGATTGCTACTCCGGGGCTGCCCGTCCCTCGTGTTCTTGGATTGGGCGACGCGAATCGGCTGGTTTTCTTGCAGGTGAGGACTGACGACTACTCACAGCTATTCGATTGGAATGGATTGGATTGATTCCTTGCGCGTTCGATTCCGCTTTCTTTTCTAGATTGCGCGGTAATAAAATGGATCTTCTAGACTTCCTGTTCCTGAAACCGATTCGAGCTTCTGCTATTAGTTTGCAGTTCGAAATCCCAATCAGATTTTCTGCATAGTGATGTCTTGATAGGCGTTTCTTCCATGCTGTTCGATCTTTGAAGCCCAATGTTCGACTTGTGTCAGGTTGCAAGTGTTCATAGTTTGGTGGATTCTCACTTTTGCATTTTAGTTTGGTTTTCTAGCTGGAAATTCCGATCGAGGAATCCGGTTATTAGGACTGAAGGCAAGTTTAGTTGGTAGCTCTTACATGTTCTTTGTTCGTCAAAACTAATCCCCTTTCTTGGAAACTTAGTTTATCGGTCTCGCGTTGATGATTCTTTGCGATACCGAGGTCCTAGTTGGATCCCCTTTATTGTTCCATTAGTGGTATTTCCTCTGTTCATAGATGAATTGATTGATTCATCCTGCCCCGTATGACTGTAGAATTTCTTTTTGACTTGTTTTAAAGGTGTCCAATTTGGTAGGTCCTGCTTTGAAATTTCCACCTGAATCCGTGTTGTTAGCTTTGGAATTGAACCTGGATCTGAATTGGAGTTGACTTATCTGTTGAGTCCTTTTTTTACTGTAAATGGATGCAACTGTTGTAGCTTTTTCCTTGTTTAGATCTCATATGATCTTTTCCACTTGAATTTCTCTCTAGTTTTGCTATCTTGTGGGATTTATCTCCTACATCAAAATTCCAGTTGTTGGTCCCCATCAGAAGGTGATGCTTACATCTAGGACTAAAGTTAGGAATGTGTTAGGTCACAAAAGAATGAGGGAAAcacatgtgtttttttttctttcagaaGAATGTCGGGGTGATCCCTTTTGGCTTTGGTTTACTCGGTCAGTTGTTCCATGAATTACTGCATCAGGAATGACTTATTGCTTCCGATTGGATCCTGAACCTTCTTTAACCACGAGCACCAGATGTTTGAGAGTTGAAAATCTTGTTTCTTGCAATAATTCTGACAGAGAAACAATTGAGCTTGTTGTGATCTGTTGATATTCTCACCGTTAAACTTAACATATGACGATTGCTGGATTCTACCTTCCACTCCAGGCCCTCCTTTTATTCTGTTTGTCTTGATTCAGATTTTTCCGCAGTATCATGTTATTTAGTCCTTGGTGTTTGCATCCCACTGAATGGTACTGGAGTattctttaatcaactcaacaCTGATGTCATTGTGCtagttttttaataaaatacTCTTTTTATCAATATTGAAAGCAGAATAAACCAATATGTTTTTTATTTGTGTCAAAAATACTTTCAGTAGGTTTCAATAATACATCACATGGAAGCTGTGCTTGTTTTTGAGGACCCCATCAGTACCAAAAATTTATGTGTGACTGAAGGTGGATTCGTATAAGATTGAATGTATGTCAGAACACATTGATTGCACGAATTCTGCTCTACTTGGATCCAATATTCAGAAAATGATAGTTTTATTACCATGATACC
This window contains:
- the LOC120688802 gene encoding 60S ribosomal protein L4-1-like, producing the protein MAAAARPLVSVRALEGDMATDSAGVPLPDVLRAPIRPDIVRFVHKLLSCNSRQPYAVSRRAGHQTSAESWGTGRAVSRIPRVPGGGTHRAGQGAFGNMCRGGRMFAPTKIWRRWHRRVNIHLRRVAVASALAATAVPSLVLARGHRVESVPELPLVVSESAESIEKTAQAIKILKQLGAYADAEKAKDSVGIRPGKGKMRNRRYINRKGPLIVYGTEGSKIMKAFRNLPGVDVANVERLNLLDLAPGGHLGRFVIWTECAFKKLDEVYGTFETPSAKKKGFVLPRPKMANADLSRLINSDEVQSVVKPTNKVVKRREPRKNPLKNMAAVLKLNPYLGTARKMAALAEAARVKARKEKLDSKRTKLSPEEASKVKAAGKAWYKTMISDSDYTEFENFSKWLGVTQ